GACAACGCAAACCCTGCCGGGAATGGGTTAACATCTTGGGTAAACTATATGGGATGAACTATAACATATACgtatacaaatatatttttatcatgatTTTCCCCTACAATAAACTATAAGTATTGTCATTGGAATTATGCCTCcgtaaatattttcaaaacaaaccatGACCTTTTAATGAGAGCATAGTAATGGGGGCAATACACGCTAGTTTTTGCAAAAAGACTTATGTTTATGATTCCACAAATAAAAGTTGATACTTAAGACTCATTTCATAATCAgtattgtaattatttatttactaagtcataGACTTACTCAATGCTCTCCCTTATCTCGAAATTTCTTTGTGTGTCGGTAATTATCAAGTTGACCTTAGTTAGAGTTGAGAAGTTCGCAAGGATGAAGACGCCAAGTAAACGTCCCTTAGTATCAAGTTTGTTTAGATTGGAATCAATTTTGGATAACTTTCGGTCTACATTTGTTGATAGTGTTATTTGAGGTTTAATTACTTTTAGATTCTCAGATTTCATATTCTTCTGTTTTCCGCTTTTCTTTCACTCTAATTAGTCTATAAAGGGTGGTTCTACTAGGCAATTAGTAGTTAATTGTTCTAGAGGTACTGCCAATAACTCTCTAAGTTAAGTAAAATGATAACCTAATTTTGGGGACATTACACATTTTAATTCATAAATCATTATAAATAAAACATATTTAAACATATGAAACTATCGGAAGCACATAGCCATactatttcaaaaaattataagattcaattataaaacatatattaaaaataagtaTCAAGTCTCATAAGTAATTATACTTACAGTTCTCCTTAGACTGCTAAATTGGACTCCTGCTTTTATTCCCCATTTATGAAAACAAATCTCTTTGATCCATAGGATAGGGTCGTTATCCCGTACatggtgtaccatgtcatatgatgcaattatccattGTCTTTTACAAAAAACCAAATATTTCATTGTTTCATTATTCATCaatcatttttacaaaagtgGAGTTAACATCATTCTAAaatgtatttcatgtgagttgtaaccATGCACGTTTGCTACATAAAATGATCATGCCATGAAGAATTGAAATAACAAGCATCCATGTGGGTTTTACTCACCTTGGTCGTAAGATTCCTCTGTATAATCTTTCTGGTATCAACGAACCTCGAAATCTGAGAAATGATCTAATATCAGTCTTCGATCTTAAGCAAAACAGATTCTAAACCCTAGACTATGTTAAAATAGACTCATTGCCTGACTTTGATCATTCAGTAGGAAGTTTCGAATGCTCGGCCAAAAAGGGTGTTGAACGTTTAGAGCCTGGCATAAACCATTTTCAACCAAAAGTCTTAACTAAACGTCAACCCATTCTATGGCTCTAATGTTATAACTTACATTGTCATAATCACAAATATTATGACCAATCACAACAAAGTTCATCTATGACCATTAAATCATTAATCTATCATCAAAACCATCTAAAGCAAACTTAAACAAAGCTTGAATCTACTAATTAGAGGCTAAGCTACAAGAATAAGACATAACAATAAATGAACATGAAGACAATATGCTACTAACATCATAAAAATCGAGATATGAGCAAGGTTTACCTCTCTTGAAGTCAAAACTTCAAGAATAACCTCTTCTCTCTCACTCCAGCTCTCTCACACTCTAACTAGGCTCCCTCAGCTgaagaaatgacaaaaatagaGGCTAAGGTCGTAAATGGTGTATTTATAACCATTCATGCACACACAAAGGGTTGAGGTTGTGCCACAACACCTTGATGCTAGGAATCTTCTTGGTGCGCAACACTTGCTCCTTGCGATCCAGAATCCGAATAGGCATCTCCTTGTAGGTCATTCCTTCCTGAATCCCCAATGGCTCGTACTCCGCCACAAGGTTTGGATTGGGgataaatttcattttcatccaAACATGGAAGACGGCGTGCATACCTGCAAGGTTTGATGGTAGAGCAACTTGGTAAGCTAACTTGCCTACCCTTTTGTTTATCTCAGAAGGTCTGATAAAGCGAGGGTTCAGCTTGCCCTTCTTTCCAAACCTCATCACAACTTTCATCGGGAATACTCGATCCCCTACCTCAAATTCTAACTTTCCTCTCCAATTGTCGGCATAGCTCTTTTGCTAACTCTTAGCTACTACCTTCATTTATCTGATAAGGATTGCCTTGTCCCTAGTATCTTGGATCATTTTCAACCCCAATAGTTGTCTCTCGCCAACATTGTTCCAATATAGTGGTGACTAACACTTCTATCTGTAATGTGCTTCATAGGTTGGCATCCCAATAGTTGTGTGATAACTATCGTTGTGGGCGAAGTCAATCAAAGGCATATACTAAATCCAAATGCGTTTGAAGTCCAATTCGCATTTCTGCAACATGTCTGCTAGAATCTGGATAGTCCTATCTGACTGGTCGTTGGCTGGAGGGTGAAATGCAATACTAAATTTCAGCTCCATACCCACCTTCAACTGCAAGCTCTACCAAAAACTTGAAGTAAATCTAGAATCATGGTCTGATACAATAGTGGTTGGCACCCCATGCATTTGCACTACGTTTTGAACATACAACCCTACTAGCTTATACATCAAATCCTAAACCTTTATTAGAATGAAATGGGTGATCCTTAACAATTAATCACTATTACCCAAATAGTATCATCTCTAGATGGTACCCAGGGTAATCTTATTAACAAATCCATTGCTATCTCGTCCCATTGGGCACGATTAGCAACTGAAGTGTTCCTACCGGTCTCAAATGTTCAACGTACTCTGCAATGACACTCTTCATATCGTTCCACCAATATGGTCATTCGCTTAATCCTCCCTGCTATCATGATCCTTTCTCCCATTATTTAGAAATTTATCATTCTAAGGATCGAAATCCTCAAAGAACAACACCTATACTTATTAGCACTTTAGTTTATCATTCTAAGGATCGAAATCCTCAACGAACAACGCCTATACTTATTAGCTCTTTAGTCCATTCATTTAGatgcgcgcacacacacacacaagttgTTATGAGTTGCCATAGAATAGATAGCTTGATATAATATTTTTGTCTATTAATTTAGCATAATACTTACTTCTAGTCCTCTTAACATGTCGTATTGTTAAAAAGATTTGTTGTATTGTTAAAAAGACTACCTTATAAGTTATAACGGGAATTGGATGTGTTCAAACACCAACCCCAAATGTTTGAATGTTGggatatttttactattttatctGGTGAAAAATATCACATTCGGTTGCGCACTTTGGCCATTTAAAAATGGAAACGAACCCAATTTGGTTTAAGGGTTAGTTTAATTAAGTCCTGAAATTTTATTCTATCATCAATGGagttttgcaattttttatttctttttttttgtgtgcgCATTTTATTATCATCTGTGGTATACACTATTTCCGTTTAAATTAGCTAGCCATGTAGGAGATTCAATTGCACCTGTTCTAGTTGATGTTTTGTGATGTGTTTTTAAGATTGTATAATTATGCAATGCATGATTGTAACAATGGAATTAGGTACCGCCGGCTGCACCACAAAGAGTGATGAAACAAACACCAGTGATTCATGGTCGAGTATTGGGTTAATTGGATTCAATTCTTGGGCTTTTCTATCTAAAGGGTTGTTTCGTGGGAATCTTTCGgctaatgaagaaaaaagaagcaaattaaTTCGAACGATAGTGATGATGTGCCTATGTGCGGATTTGGCAATCAATGGCATCTGATTTGGGCAGCCCTACAGAGAGGCTTGCGGCAAGCAGGCCCTGCACTTGCCCTTTTTGTGGGGCTGCCTGAATTGCATGCAATTGGGACAACGAACTACACCAAATTCTGATCTCTATCGGATAACTAATACAATTAAACAACTATAATCCATAACAAGATAACATGGGACGGTTCAATTTAGTCGACTTGGCCTATCTTTTCttattaaattaataacatGAGATAAGGTTTTAagcaaaataatttttcagtgagaacaaaaaaatatgaaggaagTTCAATATTTATTCAACAAGCCACAAAAACAACTTGTTAAACATCCAAGAAATACAACTTTTTTAGTAATAGGTTGGACCAGCCCGCTACACTTTCCAATTAATAAACATCAACAAGCAAGTCCAAAAATCACAAGAAAAATCAAGCAAATGATCATCCTAGCTTCCAAGAAGCAACCAACTTGGAAAAGGCAGTGAAGGACGTCCCACCACCAGTCCAAGCCGCCCTAGCAATGGTTCTCATCTCTAGACTTCGCTTTCTAAGAACTTTCCCTTCCTCCAATTCCATCAGTTGTCTCACGCGGGTTTCCACCTCCTCTGAACTCACCAAcccttctttttctccttcctCAGAAGATGTTGCCATGCCAATGGGTATTGCCAGCTTCATTTCCTCCACCAAAACCACAGCATTCGTGTGCTGCTCAGCATACAATGGCCATGCCACCATCGGCACACCGTAACTCACTGCTTCCAGCACCGAGTTCCACCCGCAGTGCGTCACGAACCCACCTACCGATTCATGGCTCAGAATAGCATTCTGTGGAGCCCAAGACTTCACTACAAGACCCCTTTCTTTGGTCCTCTGTGCAAACCCTTTTGGCAACAGCACCTCTAAGTTTGGTTCTGTAGTTGAACCCAGAGGACTCTTCACCACCCACAAGAATCTTTGGTTGCTTCTCTCCAACCCACAGGCAATCTTTTCAAGCTGTGCTTCAGAAAACGTACCTCTACTACCAAAGCACAAGAACACAACGCTTCTGCTTGGCTGCACATCTAACCATGCTAAACATTCGGATGATGCATCGCATAAGGTGCCGCCGGCTCTATCTTTGGCATCTGTGATCAGTGGACCAATAGGGTATACCGGTGGCATTAGACCGTTTGGAACGCAAGCACCATCAGCTATGGATTTGATTGCATGTGGCTCAAGTGAGTCAAACGTGTTTACTATGATCCCCTTTGATTTGGGTAGGCAGGAGCCAAAGTTAAGGAAGAAATGGTAAGTGGGGTCGTCTCGTTGGAGAAGAGGTTGAGGCATGTATGAGGCTCTGATGGGTGAAAGTCCAGGAATGTGCAAGAGAGTGCCGTCGAGATCCTTGAAGCTTTTAGCGGTTTGATTGTGGAGGGTTGGCAAGAAGAGAAGAATGGCGAGAGTAGAAGCACAAGAGCTATAGTAGTAGTAAGTTGGGATGTGGAGGCTGTCGTCATATAAGTGGACAACCGAGGTTATGAGAGCTTGGACGGAGGAGGACAGAGAAATGGTTCGGAGGGCATCAAGGACATGGGGAGCATTGAGGTGGATGAACTCGGATGCCGAGGCTACTCGGCTTTTGGTGTCATGAGAATCTTGTTGGGGTGGGGGAAGATGGATTGAGGGAAGGGAGTAGAAGGAGATAGGAAGATCGGTTTTGGAGAGGTGGTTGATGTAGGAGGAAGTGGCAGATGCGTCAAAAGGCATGGTTGCGACTAGGATTGTTATGGACAAGTTTGGGTGATGTTGCATGATTAGCTTTCCTAATTCTACCATGGAGGCCATGTGGTGAAAGGCAGCAGCCGGATACAACACTATGGTTTCCTTCATTCTGtgtgtatgagagagagagagagagagagagagagagagagaggtatgaACTTCTAACGATAGACCACTGAAAAATCgaataaaattttgagaaagatCGATCAAAAAGCTTATACAAAGCCGCCCCACCCCACCCTGCCCAATTCGTTGTCTCCAGGTCAAGCACGAGATGATACAAAAACCCCAATTCGTTGACTCCAGGTCAAGCAAGAGATGATACAAAAACCCTTTATATGttaaatgtatcataaatctTCAGTACTTGTATCCTACATCTTTCTATAACACCCATCAGCACTAGCAAATCGGAAACCACTAACATATAAACTAAAAGCACAAACtcataaaacaacaaataaaaaaaaattaaaattaaaaattaaaaaaaaaataaaaataaaaaggtccTTTTAGTGCTCAGTCAGTCACTGAAATCTGTGCTTCCACTGCGTGAGCTACCGGTCTTACGACTGTCTAATGAGAGGCCTCTCACATGGCCACTCAAACCAGAAACATCCTTCTTTTCCTGAAAGAATCTCTCCCTCTCAATATGTTTTGCCGGTGGCGGTGGAATTGCAACAGGCGGAAGATCCGTCTCATTTTGTTTGGCAGGTGGCAGTGGAATTGCAATAGGTGGAGGCTCCCTCTCAACGAGTCTTGGTGGGGGTGACCTTGCAACAGGTGGAGGATGTACATTCCGTTCGTTTGATGGCTCCAGACTTACTGGCCGTATAAGTGGACGGTTGAGCCTTTCTGCTGGAATGGTCGATCCAAGCAACCCCAAGTGGGGGTGCTCCACTGACTGCTCTTCATCTTCAGGTCTCACACAAGCTTTTCCTTTCCGTAATCTGTAGAGTTTGGCAGTCAAGAAAGAGCAGTTGAAATCAGGAAAGTAGGGAATTACCCAAGATTGCGGCAAATAAATTCAGTGTATACATTTTAAGGCCCATTAAAGGCAGGAAAGGTACTCCAAAGTTCAAGAAAAAGCCTAGCCCAACATAGATGGACGCACCTTCGGAAAAGCTGTTCggcctcctcttcctcctctgTTTCTTCAACGCTTAAATGATTTGCAGTTGATGTAGACCTACCTGAAATGAGGGCATCATGTCTTGCAAGAACTCTCTGGAGTTGCTCATTTAATTCAATTGCTCGAGAAACCACCTTCTCATCCCTGAGTAAATAAGATAGGAATCAATTGAAACTGCATGATCTATGTAAAACACTTGTATTTATGAGAGCACATGCTACATCTagtatattaaataaattagtcaGTTGTCAGGGAACATCTCTAGATCCCAGGAAAGCCACTTAGAAATGAAAGGAAATGCAACACAACGCACTAcacaatctgtttttttttttttttttttttataagtaagagaaatatcattaaaaagtgcaaagCGCAATGAAGTAcatagaaagtatacaagaaagacatctaagaagaagaagaaaacaaaacaaagaaatcattaaaactaatcactaaaggtgCAAAGAATGCAGTCGTCCAAGagaacaaagaatgaaagaaaaagaaaatgagctcctcaatagttctttctttgtcttcGAAGTGTCTATCATTATGTttcctccacaagcaccacaaaaggcaacaaggaaccatcttccacacgaccaAGCTCCGAGAGCGatcacccgtccaccagcaagcaaATAAGTCTACCACCcaaagaggcataacccaagacagactgaagcgactaaaaatTGCATTCCATAGAGCACGAgcaacctcgcaatggagaagaaggtgatccacagactctccattcattttgcacatgcaacatctattaatcacaatgacacgcttctttctgagattgtccaagtgaggatcttcccttgcgctgccgtccaagcgaagaaagccactttcaaaggagccttggtccgccaaatacttttccaggaaaatgaatagcctttttgcaagcaagagccttatagaaagatctaacatcaaatttccctttgtgagaaggagaccaccagagCTGGTCTTCCCCTCCACAATCTACTCTGGAAGAGTAcagcaaagagaaaaaggaagccaaaacaaccacctcccaatcgtgggccgctcgaaagaagctaacatcccacttaTAGGACCCGCTCACCACAACCAAGTGGTCTGCAACAAGTGCATCCTTGTCACGAGTTATGTCATACAAAATTGGGAAAGCTTTCTTGAGGGGCAtctcaccacaccacacatcgtCCCAAAAACGGATCTGGACCTGTTTCCCAAAATAAGTCTGGTATAGCTACTAagcaaactccaccccttcctaatgttcttccaaagccccactccgtgagacccaggggggtctaaagaacaccaaccagcccaagtagaaccatactttgcatccacaacagatttccaccaagcctctctctcatgggcaTAACGCCACAGCCACTAAAAGAGCCTTATTGAAAGTCCTCAAATTCCGGATGCCCAAACCACCATCTGAGACAGGAAAACAAACCTTGTACCAATTAAtcaaatgatatttaaattcttcacctatgcctCCCCACAAGAAATTTCGATGCAgcttctctatacgactagtaacactggagggaatagggaaaagagaaagaaagtacgtaggaagattgGAGAGTACTTTTTATAAGGGTAACTCTTCCACCCTTCGAcagatacaaccgcttccagctagccagccgcctctcaatcttaccaactacctcatcccagctggacttagccttaaaaggggcccccaatggaagaccaaaGTACTTTAGAGGAAGAGTTGAGACTCCACAACCCAAGATGCCAGCCAaatcatccatattatccacatcacccacaggaaccaaaactgacttatccaaattaatcttcaaacctgaaacTGCTTCAAAAGATAGTAATAACATACAAAGGTAATGAAGATGATCAGGATTAGCCCCGCAAAAAACTAAAGTGTTGTCTACGAACAacagatgagaaatgttaatcaCTCCATTGCTGCCAGAGCCCATAGAGAAGCCTGAGAGGAAGCCCCTTTGAACAGTAACAGAGAACAATTTACTAAGGGCCTCCATCACGATGACAAACAAGGGAGGCGACAGAGGGTCACCATTATAAGATTTTGAACTTCAATGATTTTCATTGATGTATAGAAGGGTATAAATAGAGGACTAGGTTACATGTAATCCTATCTAAAGTTTGAATTACAAACCTATCTAAAgtttgaattacaaaaacagaATTCTAATCTatctaaattcaaattcaaattcaaaaatacagAATCCTATCTCTAGATGTTATCCATTAGTTAGAGATTATTTGAATAAGTCTTCAACTGAAGCTGGACGTGATAATGAATCTGGACGTGATGATGAATCTGGACGTGAATTAGATGAACTGGCAGGGATATCGTTTACAGCCCCCCGCAAGCTGATGGGGACGGAACAAACCATAAGCTTGTCACGGAGAAACTGAAAAAATCTGGATGAACTCAGACCCTTAGTGAAGATGTCTGCAATTTGATCGTGTGTGCTAATGTATTTGATGGAGATATCGCCATTGAGCACCTTCTCACGAATGAAGTGGTAGTCGACTTCGATATGCTTAGTCCTAGCATGATAAACGGGGTTAGAAGCAAGTGCAAGAGccccaatattatcacaccaaaggCGTGGAGTAGCAAATAATGGAATACCAAGATCTTTAAATAACATTCGCAACCAAAAGAGATCAGTGGTGGCAATGGCCATGGCACGATATTCAGCCTCTGTGCTAGAACGTGCAACCACAGATTGTTTCTTGGCAG
The Alnus glutinosa chromosome 14, dhAlnGlut1.1, whole genome shotgun sequence genome window above contains:
- the LOC133856704 gene encoding uncharacterized protein LOC133856704, whose translation is MKVVMRFGKKGKLNPRFIRPSEINKRVGKLAYQVALPSNLAGMHAVFHVWMKMKFIPNPNLVAEYEPLGIQEGMTYKEMPIRILDRKEQVLRTKKIPSIKLSL
- the LOC133857390 gene encoding UDP-glycosyltransferase 88B1-like; this encodes MKETIVLYPAAAFHHMASMVELGKLIMQHHPNLSITILVATMPFDASATSSYINHLSKTDLPISFYSLPSIHLPPPQQDSHDTKSRVASASEFIHLNAPHVLDALRTISLSSSVQALITSVVHLYDDSLHIPTYYYYSSCASTLAILLFLPTLHNQTAKSFKDLDGTLLHIPGLSPIRASYMPQPLLQRDDPTYHFFLNFGSCLPKSKGIIVNTFDSLEPHAIKSIADGACVPNGLMPPVYPIGPLITDAKDRAGGTLCDASSECLAWLDVQPSRSVVFLCFGSRGTFSEAQLEKIACGLERSNQRFLWVVKSPLGSTTEPNLEVLLPKGFAQRTKERGLVVKSWAPQNAILSHESVGGFVTHCGWNSVLEAVSYGVPMVAWPLYAEQHTNAVVLVEEMKLAIPIGMATSSEEGEKEGLVSSEEVETRVRQLMELEEGKVLRKRSLEMRTIARAAWTGGGTSFTAFSKLVASWKLG